One Algoriphagus sp. Y33 genomic window, TCGTACATTTCATTGAAGATATTATTGACCATCAGGTTCAGTTCAATACTTTTGAAATACCTCGGTTGAACCGAATAACTCACGCGGAAATCGTTCGTCAAGAAAGCATCCAATGCGCGGCTGTCATTTCCGGTATTGTCCAGAAACTGTTTGCCTACATACTTGCTCATCCAGTTCAGGGATAAATTTTTCACCGGTTTAAATTCGATTATTGCCGAGGAAACCACATTTGGAGAAAAGGCGATGTCTGTGTCTGAGTAAGAAATCTGTTCCTGGGTAAACTCATCCGTGCTGTAATCATCTATGTATTCAGTAAATTCCTTGATCTTATTTTGGCTCAAAGCCAAATTAGCACCAATAGTCCACCGCTTTGAAAGTCTATAAGCACCATCCAGTTCTATTCCTGCACGGTAAGAATTAGGTACATTTTCCCGGATATAGGCACCTACATTATTGATCTGCCCGGTAAGGATCAGCTGATCCTTATAGTCCATGTAATAGAAATTTGCATTGTAATTGAACTTGCCGCTTTGCGCTCTGATTCCAGCCTCTACATTGTTTAGCCGTTCAGCTCTGGGGACTTCGGTAATTGGATTGTCTGTAAAGTCAGCCCGTGTAGGTTCACGGTTTGCCACAGCATAGCTTGCATACAAGGTTTTGTCATTTTTCTCATAACTCATCCCCAACTTGGGATTGAAAAAGGTGTACTTTTCTTCTCCATCCACAATTCTCCCATCGTCATTCACCCCCACAAAGGAGTAATCGATCCCTCTTACCTGCAGGTCTCCAAAGAGATTTAAACCGGCAGAAACTTCGTGAGTAGCTTTGAGGTAGATGTTTCGATCATCTTTGACCGCATTGTTGTCATAATAGCGATCCCGGATGTCAGTATTTCCGGCGATTCTGGCCCAGATGATTTCTCCAAAGTGATCCCCATCGTAGCGGTTGGCTCCACCACCTAAAGCTACATCCCATTTTCCATTGTCAGAGATATAGTTAATAGAAGCAACGGCACCGTAGAAGTCATTGTCCAACCATCGCCTCCGGATAATATCTGTGCTGCTGATCGTAGAATCTCCGATGATGACATCGGGCAGGTTATAGCTGGAAAAGTCATCATCTTCCCTATATTGCTCATAATATCCGCGACCATAAGTGTAGTGCAGCGCACCATTTACTTTCCAATTGCTGCCTAGTTTACCTGCGTATATTAATTGGTAGTGATCCTGCTGATAATTGTCGGTCTCATTTTCGTAAGTGTAGTAATTGAAGGTTCTGTCCTCTTCAAGTTTTGATTCTGGTAGCCCATACCAGCTTTGGTAAGTTTTTTCTTTTCCTGAGAAAACATTCATCTTTAGGAC contains:
- a CDS encoding TonB-dependent receptor, encoding MKKVFLGLALFLGSISAWAQQSLSGTVMDASSGEALVGASVWAENQGKGSVTDENGLFTINKLQEGKLELRVSYIGYSTFKQTLEVPFSGKLNIRLNPTDLMTEEFIVSATRASQSTPTTFQEITKEELAIRNLGQDIPMLLNFTPSVVTHSDAGAGIGYTGMRIRGSDQSRINVTVNGIPMNDAESHGVFWVNMPDFASSVDNLQIQRGVGTSTNGAATFGASLNFQTDTRQDDAYAQIDNSVGSFNSRKHTVKVGTGLLNNRFAVDARLSKIASDGYVDRASSDLSSYFVSAGYYGENHVLKMNVFSGKEKTYQSWYGLPESKLEEDRTFNYYTYENETDNYQQDHYQLIYAGKLGSNWKVNGALHYTYGRGYYEQYREDDDFSSYNLPDVIIGDSTISSTDIIRRRWLDNDFYGAVASINYISDNGKWDVALGGGANRYDGDHFGEIIWARIAGNTDIRDRYYDNNAVKDDRNIYLKATHEVSAGLNLFGDLQVRGIDYSFVGVNDDGRIVDGEEKYTFFNPKLGMSYEKNDKTLYASYAVANREPTRADFTDNPITEVPRAERLNNVEAGIRAQSGKFNYNANFYYMDYKDQLILTGQINNVGAYIRENVPNSYRAGIELDGAYRLSKRWTIGANLALSQNKIKEFTEYIDDYSTDEFTQEQISYSDTDIAFSPNVVSSAIIEFKPVKNLSLNWMSKYVGKQFLDNTGNDSRALDAFLTNDFRVSYSVQPRYFKSIELNLMVNNIFNEMYEPNGYTFSYFVPGESQKELVTENYYYPMAGTNFMLGLSLKF